The following coding sequences lie in one Fusarium poae strain DAOMC 252244 chromosome 1, whole genome shotgun sequence genomic window:
- a CDS encoding hypothetical protein (SECRETED:SignalP(1-25)~CAZy:CE3), whose amino-acid sequence MWVPNNAHVVVSTLLGISLCTHTLASSQSDGLSPYGNGHAPDVIDVTAVNHQTHDYVDLDQNDFDNRTVTDQTLGLDRRAAKDFYLRVMPLGASITQGYKSSDGNGYRKWLRAQLRYKGWKVNMVGSQKDGTMADSDNEGHPGWTIGSVHGAWKESKWMKPNLVLINAGLNDCNNGGDPSKAGERTKALVDDIFDNVPGVTVILSTLLRNGDANRDACSKDISRQIRSVAKGYKKGTRIGLADVRDVMKMSDIGPDKDHPTDDGYKFFAGVWWDAISQMEDRIQPPAAVSGIDDSATGQSKQCKKVAGNAGLPGQIQLGSGHDDGNYVHASTSRGTIDSAVIDKGSDPKSITNDIPWHIFFANIVKGDPNAPRADSLDDWIRVYHNTKDKNAYWFRQNLGGGEFDKSVQFDVDMNCDLGPRYAFADLNNDGLDDFFCIKENAVWASLNRGGNPPKFESIGQIIGDFDGLKATDVRIADIDGDGRADFCLVKSASNIACSRNGGWGDKPQWQGFTTVNGIRGTVFDTALPDKDGIILADLNGDFRSDVMYIGENGNVRTWINNRGTGKGLVPNWRSAGQTHAGQSSSGNQDKIKFGRIYGSNRLDYILLKEQKDTYDVLVWENKGQGGTKLKADGTYYCDMRNSGSDDLVWIYQDGRVDEINVNTHSPPSWGHAIDFNFIVPGPRNGIHLADWTGDGKCDIIVQDKGSGALTIYENTYVTASGHMTFASNTIHAAPGCDQGWGVGIFDLGMRIHDIDGDGRADVLCLEKNGRITAWLNKASGLESVGQVKFSEGWDRASIRFADVEASGRADLLHVDKYTGAVDVFTNNGHKAQGGSSFSWTKRGMLYNPIDRGDNMHFTNLGGLGRADMVKVDPSTNKAWAYWNRCTATGGDDGSADKDPGLPKTGGGSVGDDITDVDLPEKGVDSDKICKWSFDSEDEDKNYESWTKSGAAKWFKDWLYKNGADKWTDKFFKAVIGGGSQGGSTMNCKNLGSTTCQGPGTTPCSSYTPPETFYVHQQIGVMFSAFHQIWTDAINFSIKQLAGGIKEIVDEYGEPSKDDRSLMLNMLVGILTSAAGIGAKSTGAAGTLTFFSGVFASASANSGDFPTGVSKDDLADDLVNAYGKVFNEVLNATTGYVEAVLSGSKPDNIKGSAEDWVHDVFSHGQWLSEPYVTKGMKTYIEGTHKKWMEFAKTRALMNGKDKIDGAYVVMASNPGDECDKQRTQASDPVGGKVKVDEDVCTNKLPGCYWYDKRCVCFGVSDHRYQGGNKQRFGVLSPTQVKEMEKVVDDYKAALINNYDCNGGEPTVPTQKDFDYDNPIAYPKCFIAFPRKKDSDTFYCTITKENW is encoded by the exons ATGTGGGTGCCCAATAACGCTCATGTCGTTGTTTCGACCTTACTCGGTATCTCTCTTTGTACCCATACACTTGCGTCGAGTCAGTCTGATGGACTATCGCCCTATGGCAACGGCCATGCACCTGATGTCATTGACGTGACCGCAGTAAACCACCAAACTCACGACTACGTTGACTTGGACCAGAATGATTTCGACAATCGTACCGTGACCGATCAGACCTTGGGGTTGGATCGTCGAGCGGCGAAAGACTTTTACTTGAGAGTGATGCCGCTCGGTGCCTCCATCACCCAGGGGTACAAGTCTAGTGATGGCAACGGCTATCGCAAATGGCTCCGAGCTCAACTTCGGTACAAGGGCTGGAAGGTCAACATGGTAGGATCCCAAAAGGATGGCACCATGGCTGATTCG GACAATGAAGGCCATCCTGGCTGGACCATTGGTTCGGTACACGGAGCTTGGAAGGAAAGCAAGTGGATGAAGCCTAATCTGGTTCTCATCAATGCAGGACT AAATGACTGTAACAACGGAGGCGATCCCAGCAAAGCAGGCGAGCGAACAAAAGCTCTAGTAgacgacatcttcgacaATGTGCCCGGCGTGACAGTCATTCTATCCACACTTCTCAGAAACGGAGATGCAAACCGGGATGCGTGCAGCAAAGACATTAGCAGACAAATCAGAAGTGTGGCAAAGGGTTACAAGAAAGGAACCCGTATTGGACTTGCTGATGTTCGTGATGTCATGAAGATGAGCGACATTGGGCCAGACAAGGACCATCCCACTGATGATGGCTACAAGTTCTTCGCTGGAGTCTGGTGGGATGCTATCAGTCAGATGGAGGACCGCATCCAGCCACCAGCAGCCGTCAGCGGTATTGACGATTCAGCCACTGGCCAGTCTAAGCAATGCAAAAAGGTTGCTGGAAATGCGGGCCTGCCCGGCCAAATTCAGCTGGGGAGTGGTCACGATGATGGGAACTATGTCCATGCGAGCACTTCACGCGGTACCATCGATAGCGCCGTTATCGACAAGGGCAGTGACCCGAAGTCTATCACTAACGATATCCCTTGGCACATCTTCTTTGCAAACATCGTCAAAGGTGACCCCAATGCCCCTCGGGCGGATTCACTCGATGACTGGATCCGTGTCTACCACAACACCAAAGACAAGAACGCATATTGGTTCCGGCAAAACCTGGGAGGTGGCGAGTTTGACAAGTCGGTTCAATTCGACGTTGATATGAACTGTGATCTTGGCCCTC GTTACGCATTCGCTGATCTT AATAATGATGGCCTTGACGACTTCTTTTGCATCAAAGAGAATGCTGTATGGGCTTCTCTCAACCGTGGTGGAAACCCCCCGAAATTCGAGAGTATTGGTCAAATCATTGGCGATTTCGACGGTTTGAAAGCAACTGATGTTCGCATTGCTG ACATTGACGGCGATGGAAGAGCAGACTTTTGCCTCGTCAAGTCAGCAAGCAATATAGC ATGCTCTCGCAATGGTGGTTGGGGTGATAAACCCCAGTGGCAAGGGTTCACCACAGTCAATGGCATTCGTGGTACTGTCTTTGATACCGCACTACCAGACAAGGACGGTATAATACTGG CTGATCTGAACGGAGA TTTCCGAAGCGACGTCATGTACATAGGTGAGAACGGCAACGTCCGGACATGGATCAACAATCGAGGTACCGGCAAGGGTCTA GTGCCCAACTGGAGATCTGCAGGCCAGAcgcacgccggccaaagctCCAGCGGTAACCAGGACAAGATCAAGTTCGGGCGTATCTACGGCTCCAACCGCCTCGACTACATCCTCCTCAAAGAACAGAAAGACACATATGATGTGCTTGTCTGGGAGAACAAGGGCCAGGGCGGAaccaagctcaaggctgATGGAACCTATTACTGCGATATGCGTAACTCTGGCAGCGACGATCTTGTCTGGATCTACCAAGATGGTCGTGTCGATGAGATCAACGTCAATACCCACTCCCCGCCTTCTTGGGGTCATGCTATCGATTTCAACTTTATCGTTCCTGGACCCAGAAACGGTATCCATTTAGCTGACTGGACTGGCGATGGCAAATGCGATATAATCGTACAGGACAAGGGCAGTGGAGCCCTCACCATCTACGAAAATACTTATGTGACGGCGTCTGGCCATATGACGTTTGCTAGCAACACCATCCATGCAGCACCTGGTTGTGATCAAGGCTGGGGCGTTGGTATTTTCGATCTGGGAATGAGGATACATGACATTGA CGGCGATGGACGAGCGGATGTATTGTGCCTTGAGAAGAACGGTCGAATCACTGCTTGGCTCAACAAGGCTTCTGGTCTAGAATCTGTCGGTCAGGTCAAGTTCTCTGAGGGATG GGATCGAGCTAGCATTCGCTTCGCTGATGTTGAAGCGTCCGGGCGAGCTGACCTTTTACATGTTGACAAGTACACTGGTGCTGTGGATGTCTTTACCAACAATGGGCACAAAGCCCAAGGAGGAAGTTCATTTTCCTGGACCAAGCGTGGCATGCTTTACAACCCTATTGATCGAGGTGATAACATG CACTTCACCAACCTGGGTGGCCTTGGTCGAGCTGATATGGTCAAGGTTGATCCTTCCACAAACAAG GCGTGGGCGTATTGGAATAGATGCACAGCTACAGGCGGAGACGATGGCTCTGCAGACA AGGACCCCGGTTTGCCCAAGACAGGCGGCGGTTCTGTAGGTGACGACATCACCGACGTTGATCTTCCCGAAAAGGGCGTCGACAGCGACAAGATCTGCAAGTGGTCTTTCGATTCTGAAGACGAGGATAAGAACTATGAGTCGTGGACCAAGAGTGGTGCTGCCAAGTGGTTCAAGGACTGGCTCTACAAGAACGGCGCCGACAAGTGGACCGATAAGTTCTTTAAAGCTGTCATCGGCGGCGGTAGCCAGGGCGGTTCTACTATGAACTGCAAGAACCTCGGATCGACAACCTGCCAGGGACCAGGCACTACTCCCTGCTCTTCCTATACTCCCCCCGAGACTTTCTACGTCCATCAGCAGATCGGTGTTATGTTCAGTGCATTCCATCAGATTTGGACAGATGCTATCAACTTCAGTATCAAGCAACTGGCAGGGGGTATCAAGGAAATTGTCGACGAATACGGTGAGCCGTCTAAAGACGATAGATCTTTGATGCTCAACATGCTAGTCGGCATTCTTACCTCGGCCGCTGGTATAGGGGCCAAGTCAACAGGTGCCGCAGGGACCCTGACCTTTTTCTCAGGTGTCTTTGCCTCGGCATCAGCCAACAGTGGCGACTTTCCTACTGGTGTGTCCAAGGACGACCTCGCTGATGACTTGGTGAACGCCTACGGCAAGGTCTTTAATGAGGTCCTGAACGCTACCACTGGCTACGTCGAGGCTGTGCTATCGGGTTCCAAGCCTGATAACATCAAGGGCAGTGCTGAGGATTGGGTTCATGATGTCTTTTCTCATGGCCAGTGGTTGTCGGAACCCTATGTTACAAAGGGAATGAAGACATATATCGAAGGCACTCACAAGAAATGG ATGGAATTTGCAAAGACGAGAGCTCTTATGAATGGCAAGGATAAAATTGACGGAGCCTATGTCGTTATGGCAAGCAAT CCTGGAGATGAGTGTGACAAG CAAAGAACTCAAGCCTCTGATCCGGTCGGCGGCAAAGTGAAGGTCGATGAAGATGTCTGCACTAACAAGCTACCCGGATGCTACTGGTACGACAAG CGTTGCGTGTGCTTTGGAGTAAGCGACCATAGGTATCAGGGAGGGAATAAACAACGATTCGGTGTTTTAAGCCCCACACAAGTCAAAGAGATGGAGAAGGTTGTCGACGACTACAAGGCTGCGCTCATCAACAACTATGACTGTAATGGCGGGGAGCCTACGGTGCCTACACAGAAGGACTTTGACTATGACAACCCCATCGCGTACCCCAAGTGTTTCATTGCTTTCCCTAGAAAGAAGGACAGTGACACTTTCTACTGCACAATCACCAAGGAGAATTGGTAG